A single Iodidimonas sp. SYSU 1G8 DNA region contains:
- a CDS encoding YcgN family cysteine cluster protein has translation MNEPAPFWKTKQLAEMSRTEWESLCDGCARCCLHKLEDEDTGEILQTNVCCRLLDTQGCGCTKYMERQRLVPDCLVLTPENVVGLNWMPRTCAYRLLSEGKDLEWWHPLVSGDPDSVHKAGISVRGKVVSEREADDLFQHLVDWEL, from the coding sequence GTGAACGAGCCCGCCCCCTTCTGGAAGACCAAGCAACTCGCGGAGATGTCCCGCACCGAGTGGGAATCCCTGTGCGACGGCTGCGCCCGCTGCTGTCTGCACAAGCTCGAGGACGAGGATACGGGGGAAATCCTGCAGACCAATGTCTGCTGCCGTCTGCTCGACACGCAGGGATGCGGCTGTACCAAGTACATGGAGCGTCAGCGGCTGGTGCCCGATTGCCTGGTGCTGACGCCCGAAAACGTGGTCGGCCTGAACTGGATGCCGCGCACCTGCGCCTACCGGCTGCTGTCGGAAGGCAAGGACCTGGAATGGTGGCATCCGCTGGTGTCCGGCGATCCGGACAGCGTCCACAAGGCCGGTATTTCCGTGCGCGGCAAGGTGGTCTCGGAGCGTGAGGCCGACGATCTGTTTCAGCATCTGGTGGACTGGGAGCTTTAG
- the gyrB gene encoding DNA topoisomerase (ATP-hydrolyzing) subunit B — translation MSNSEDNHQEPQNDGSDYGADSIKVLRGLDAVRKRPGMYIGDTEDGSGLHHLVFEVTDNAIDESLAGYCDDIRVVLHPDGSVSVTDNGRGIPTDIHTEEGVSAAQVIMTQLHAGGKFDQNSYKVSGGLHGVGVSVVNALSEWLDLRIWRAGQEHYMRFHHGEPQGDLVAVGPSEGKTGTQVRFLPSTATFGQIVFDYDRLEHRLRELAFLNSGVRINLADQRHAEHKQVALFYEGGVAAFVSYLDRNKTALHAPPVLVTGERDGITVEAALQWNDSYHENVLCFTNNIPQRDGGTHLAGFRAALTRTVNSYANQAMGAKKDKVPLTGDDAREGLTCVLSVKVPDPKFSSQTKDKLVSSEVRTVVESLINDKLNQWLDEHPSDARIIVGKVMEAALAREAARKAREMTRRKGALDVANLPGKLADCQERDPALSELFIVEGDSAGGSAKQGRDRGRQAVLPLRGKILNVERARFDRMLGSNEIGTLITALGTGIGRDDFNLDKLRYHKVIIMTDADVDGAHIRTLLLTFFYRQMPQLIEAGHLYIAQPPLFKVARGKSEVYLKDMPALDLYLIEAGIRDMVLSLHDGTQRAGEDLRALVQRAARVKSLLDSLPARYYRALLEQLVIVGAMNSDLLSDRGSAERILGDVVARMDALSLEAERGWVGAVADNGGLVFSRELRGVREEHVIDAALLDSAEARALHAMAGELHLTYEQPGILRYRDEVVKISSPLELFEAVITLGRKGISVQRYKGLGEMNADQLWETTLDPDARTLLQVKVSHGDTADEMFSKLMGDVVEPRREFIQTNALQVANLDI, via the coding sequence ATGTCTAACAGCGAAGACAACCACCAAGAGCCACAGAACGACGGATCCGACTACGGCGCGGATTCCATCAAGGTCCTGCGTGGTCTCGACGCGGTGCGCAAGCGCCCCGGCATGTATATCGGCGACACGGAAGACGGCTCGGGCCTGCACCATCTGGTGTTCGAGGTGACCGACAACGCCATCGACGAATCGCTGGCCGGCTATTGCGACGACATCCGCGTGGTGCTGCACCCCGACGGCAGCGTCTCGGTGACCGACAATGGCCGCGGCATTCCGACCGACATCCATACCGAGGAAGGTGTCTCGGCGGCGCAGGTCATCATGACCCAGCTCCATGCCGGCGGTAAGTTCGATCAGAACTCCTACAAGGTCTCGGGCGGCCTGCACGGTGTCGGTGTGTCGGTGGTGAACGCCCTGTCGGAATGGCTCGACCTGCGCATCTGGCGCGCGGGCCAGGAACATTACATGCGCTTCCATCATGGCGAGCCGCAGGGCGATCTGGTCGCGGTCGGCCCGTCCGAGGGCAAGACCGGCACCCAGGTTCGCTTCCTGCCCTCCACCGCGACCTTTGGCCAGATCGTGTTCGATTACGACCGGCTGGAGCACCGGCTGCGCGAGCTGGCGTTCCTCAACTCTGGCGTGCGCATCAACCTGGCCGACCAGCGCCATGCCGAACACAAGCAGGTGGCCCTGTTCTATGAAGGCGGTGTCGCGGCGTTCGTCAGCTATCTGGACCGCAACAAGACGGCGCTGCATGCGCCGCCCGTTCTGGTCACCGGCGAGCGCGACGGCATCACCGTGGAAGCGGCGCTGCAGTGGAACGACAGCTATCACGAGAACGTGCTGTGCTTTACCAACAACATTCCCCAGCGTGACGGCGGCACCCATCTGGCCGGCTTTCGCGCCGCGCTGACGCGCACGGTCAATAGCTATGCCAACCAGGCGATGGGCGCCAAGAAGGACAAGGTGCCGCTGACCGGCGACGACGCCCGCGAAGGCCTGACCTGCGTGCTCTCGGTGAAGGTACCCGACCCCAAATTCTCGTCGCAGACCAAGGACAAGCTCGTCTCGTCCGAGGTGCGGACCGTGGTCGAGAGCCTGATCAACGACAAGCTGAATCAGTGGCTCGACGAACATCCGTCCGACGCCCGGATCATCGTCGGCAAGGTGATGGAGGCGGCGCTGGCCCGCGAGGCGGCCCGCAAGGCGCGCGAGATGACCCGTCGCAAGGGCGCGCTGGACGTGGCCAATCTGCCGGGCAAGCTGGCCGATTGCCAGGAGCGCGATCCCGCCCTGTCGGAACTGTTCATCGTCGAGGGTGATTCGGCAGGCGGCTCGGCCAAGCAGGGCCGTGATCGCGGCCGCCAGGCCGTTCTGCCGCTGCGCGGCAAGATCCTCAACGTGGAGCGTGCCCGCTTCGACCGCATGCTCGGATCCAACGAGATCGGCACCCTGATCACGGCGCTGGGCACCGGAATCGGTCGCGACGACTTCAATCTGGACAAGCTGCGCTACCACAAGGTCATCATCATGACCGACGCCGACGTCGATGGCGCTCACATCCGGACCCTGCTGCTGACCTTCTTCTACCGCCAGATGCCGCAGCTGATCGAGGCGGGGCATCTCTACATCGCTCAGCCGCCGCTGTTCAAGGTCGCGCGTGGCAAATCGGAAGTCTACCTGAAGGACATGCCGGCGCTGGATCTCTACCTGATCGAGGCGGGTATCAGGGACATGGTGCTCTCGCTCCATGACGGCACCCAGCGCGCGGGCGAAGATCTCCGTGCCCTCGTGCAGCGGGCGGCCCGGGTGAAATCGCTGCTCGATTCACTGCCGGCCCGTTATTACCGCGCCCTGCTGGAGCAGCTGGTCATCGTTGGTGCCATGAACTCGGACCTGCTATCCGACCGCGGGTCGGCCGAACGCATTCTGGGGGACGTGGTCGCGCGCATGGACGCGCTCTCGCTGGAGGCCGAGCGGGGCTGGGTGGGCGCGGTCGCCGACAATGGCGGCCTGGTGTTCTCGCGTGAGCTGCGCGGCGTGCGCGAGGAGCATGTGATCGACGCGGCCCTGTTGGATTCCGCCGAGGCGCGCGCGCTCCATGCGATGGCGGGCGAGTTGCACCTCACATACGAGCAGCCGGGGATCCTGCGCTACCGCGACGAGGTGGTGAAGATTTCCTCGCCGCTGGAGCTGTTCGAGGCCGTCATCACCCTGGGCCGCAAGGGAATCAGCGTGCAGCGCTACAAGGGCCTGGGCGAGATGAATGCCGACCAGTTGTGGGAGACCACCCTTGATCCGGACGCGCGTACCTTGCTGCAGGTGAAGGTCAGCCATGGCGACACGGCGGATGAGATGTTCTCCAAGCTGATGGGCGATGTGGTCGAGCCGCGCCGCGAGTTCATCCAGACCAATGCCCTGCAGGTCGCCAATCTGGACATCTGA
- the phaZ gene encoding polyhydroxyalkanoate depolymerase codes for MLYNTHELGRFALQPARLMAEAGQYVFSSPFNPWSQTWAGKAISAACAVFEETTRRFDKPAFGLPTTTIEGREIPVREEIVGRRPFCQLRHFVRDGAPDGQPRLLLVAPLSGHYATLLRGTVESLLPDHDIYITDWRDARDVPVSEGTFDLDDYIDYVMAYLHLLGPNTHVMAVCQPAVPVFAAIALMSQDNDPCVPPSMTLMGGPIDTRKSPTTPNKLAKERPYEWFEKNLITHVPANAPGFLRRVYPGFLQLTGFLAMNWDRHVESHVNYYNQLVDGDGDSDSAQKHREFYEEYMAVMDLPAEYYLQTIRVVFQQHLLPRGMMVHRDRLVKPEAIRKTALLTVEGERDDISGPGQTQATHSLCINLPESMREDYVQPGVGHYGVFNGRRWHTEIAPRVKDFIRKFDHSAA; via the coding sequence ATGCTTTACAATACCCACGAACTTGGACGCTTTGCCCTTCAGCCCGCGCGGCTGATGGCGGAAGCCGGCCAGTACGTGTTCTCCAGCCCGTTCAATCCCTGGTCGCAGACCTGGGCAGGCAAGGCGATTTCCGCCGCCTGCGCGGTCTTCGAGGAGACGACCAGACGGTTCGACAAGCCGGCCTTCGGCCTGCCGACCACCACCATCGAGGGCCGCGAGATCCCCGTGCGCGAGGAAATCGTCGGGCGGCGGCCCTTCTGCCAGCTCAGGCACTTCGTGCGCGACGGCGCGCCGGACGGTCAGCCGCGCCTGCTGCTGGTGGCGCCGCTGTCGGGCCATTACGCCACGCTGCTGCGCGGCACGGTGGAATCCCTGCTGCCCGATCATGACATCTACATCACCGACTGGCGCGACGCGCGCGACGTGCCGGTGAGCGAGGGCACGTTCGACCTCGATGACTACATCGACTATGTGATGGCCTATCTGCACCTGCTGGGGCCGAACACCCATGTGATGGCCGTGTGCCAGCCGGCGGTGCCGGTTTTCGCCGCCATCGCGCTGATGTCGCAGGACAATGATCCGTGCGTGCCGCCCTCGATGACCCTGATGGGCGGCCCCATCGATACCCGGAAAAGCCCGACCACGCCGAACAAGCTGGCCAAGGAGCGGCCTTATGAATGGTTCGAGAAGAACCTGATCACCCATGTCCCGGCGAATGCGCCCGGCTTCCTGAGGCGGGTCTATCCCGGCTTCCTGCAATTGACCGGGTTCCTTGCCATGAACTGGGACCGGCATGTGGAATCCCACGTGAACTATTACAACCAACTGGTCGACGGCGACGGCGACAGCGACAGCGCCCAGAAGCACCGGGAGTTCTACGAGGAATACATGGCGGTGATGGATCTGCCGGCGGAGTATTATCTGCAGACGATCCGGGTGGTGTTCCAGCAGCACCTGCTGCCGCGCGGCATGATGGTGCATCGCGACCGGCTGGTGAAGCCCGAGGCGATCCGCAAGACGGCGCTGCTGACGGTGGAGGGCGAGCGCGACGATATTTCCGGTCCGGGCCAGACCCAGGCGACCCATTCCCTGTGCATCAATTTGCCCGAGAGCATGCGCGAGGATTACGTGCAGCCGGGCGTGGGCCATTACGGCGTGTTCAACGGCCGGCGCTGGCATACGGAGATCGCGCCCCGGGTGAAGGATTTCATCCGCAAATTCGACCATTCCGCCGCATAG
- the recF gene encoding DNA replication/repair protein RecF has protein sequence MLQAEHHAKRAAEPEAAALLLAVTRLTLTDFRNYAAERIEVAARPVVLTGANGAGKTNVLEALSYLTPGRGLRGARLPDLSRLGGAGGWAVAARIETPSGTAAIGTGVEGRTDDEDDAAERRVVRIDGAPARGPAALADLIRAVWLTPQMDRLFVEGRSDRRRFLDRLVLGYDPDHGRRVGAYERVTRERMKLLRDGGGDDTWLTALEARMAEQSVAIGAARREAVLRLRGALAAGIGPFPRAELTVRGFAEDMLAEHAAVEVEGRLQALLRRNRAADRDAGRTQEGAHRADLEVVHLAKGLPAALCSTGEQKALLVAVVLADARLQAVHRGAPPLLLLDEVAAHLDEARREALFDEIIALGSQAWMTGTDRALFERLTGAAQFLCVAQGKVTKTDV, from the coding sequence ATGCTGCAAGCGGAACACCATGCGAAGCGGGCGGCGGAACCCGAGGCGGCGGCGCTGTTGCTGGCGGTGACGCGACTGACCCTGACCGATTTCCGCAACTACGCCGCGGAACGGATCGAGGTGGCGGCGCGCCCGGTGGTGCTGACCGGAGCCAATGGCGCGGGCAAGACCAACGTGCTCGAGGCGCTGTCCTATCTGACGCCGGGGCGTGGGTTGCGCGGCGCCCGCCTGCCGGATCTGTCGCGGCTGGGCGGTGCGGGCGGCTGGGCCGTGGCCGCGCGGATCGAAACGCCTTCGGGTACGGCCGCCATCGGCACGGGTGTCGAAGGCCGGACGGATGACGAGGACGACGCGGCCGAACGGCGCGTGGTGCGCATCGACGGCGCCCCCGCGCGCGGTCCCGCGGCACTGGCCGACCTGATCCGCGCGGTCTGGCTGACGCCGCAGATGGATCGGCTGTTCGTCGAGGGGCGCTCCGACCGGCGGCGGTTTCTCGATCGCCTGGTCCTGGGCTACGACCCGGACCACGGCCGGCGTGTCGGCGCCTATGAGCGGGTGACGCGTGAGCGCATGAAGCTGCTGCGCGATGGTGGCGGCGACGATACGTGGCTGACGGCGCTCGAGGCGCGCATGGCGGAACAGTCGGTGGCCATCGGCGCCGCGCGGCGCGAGGCGGTGCTGCGGCTGCGCGGTGCGCTGGCGGCTGGAATCGGGCCGTTTCCCCGCGCTGAACTGACCGTTCGCGGCTTTGCCGAGGACATGCTCGCCGAGCATGCGGCGGTCGAGGTCGAAGGGCGCCTGCAGGCGTTGCTCCGGCGCAACCGTGCGGCGGACCGGGATGCGGGCCGCACCCAGGAAGGCGCGCACCGCGCCGATCTGGAGGTGGTGCACCTGGCGAAGGGCCTGCCGGCCGCGCTGTGCTCGACGGGCGAGCAGAAGGCGCTGCTGGTGGCCGTGGTGCTGGCCGACGCCCGGCTTCAGGCGGTGCATCGGGGCGCGCCGCCGCTGCTGCTGCTCGACGAGGTGGCGGCGCATCTGGACGAGGCGCGCCGCGAGGCGCTGTTCGACGAGATTATCGCGCTCGGGTCGCAAGCCTGGATGACCGGGACCGACCGCGCGCTGTTTGAACGATTGACGGGAGCGGCGCAGTTCCTCTGCGTCGCGCAAGGCAAGGTGACCAAAACTGATGTCTAA
- a CDS encoding PBP1A family penicillin-binding protein, whose translation MASSKNSETPRKTPARKTGPARKPGSWKRSVFAWLLAIAAGAGGVLVLVVVWWALELPDVDKTLAENRPPAITILDRHGAQIAAYGGVGGEWVKRGQMPDHLIKAVLAIEDRRFYSHEGVDFWSVLRAIVANLRSGDVVQGGSTITQQLAKNLFLTPERHMKRKVQEAMLAYALERRLTKDQILEQYLNRVYFGAGAYGVEAASRRYFAKEVEDINVQEAALLAGLLKAPSAYSPLNDAKRSAARTSLVLDAMVDADFLRQPQRKSLKMPRIASRAAGDSARYFTDWVMAELPQYVGEPTSDLTVRTTFEPAVQFAAQQALTDALDGAGPAAKVGQGAAVIMTSDGEVRAMVGGRDYQQSEFNRAVRALRQPGSAFKLFVYLAGFEAGYDPNYVMRDSPVILDGWQPQNYAGEFRGPVTLRTAFADSINTVAVKLANAADQATVVQAAKRLGITTPMSSLPSVSLGVTEVRLVELTAAYAAIANGGYGVYPYAIVEIRDGDGKRVFRHKDNKERVVAPQQVAQLDEVLRAVVSYGTGTAARLPNRVAAGKTGTSQEWRNAWFVGYTDRYVGGVWLGNDDNSPMNHISGGGLPARIWKDIMVRADSARQTRAD comes from the coding sequence ATGGCCTCATCCAAGAATTCCGAGACACCCCGCAAAACACCCGCCAGGAAAACCGGCCCCGCGCGTAAGCCGGGCAGCTGGAAGCGGTCCGTCTTCGCATGGCTTCTCGCCATCGCCGCCGGCGCGGGCGGCGTGCTCGTGCTGGTCGTCGTCTGGTGGGCGCTGGAGCTGCCCGACGTGGACAAGACGCTGGCGGAGAACCGGCCGCCGGCGATCACCATTCTCGACCGGCATGGCGCGCAGATCGCCGCCTATGGCGGCGTCGGCGGCGAATGGGTCAAGCGCGGGCAGATGCCGGATCATCTGATCAAGGCGGTGCTGGCCATCGAGGACCGCCGTTTCTACAGCCATGAGGGCGTGGACTTCTGGAGCGTGCTGCGGGCCATCGTCGCCAATCTGCGCAGCGGCGACGTGGTTCAGGGCGGCTCCACCATCACCCAGCAGTTGGCCAAGAATCTCTTCCTGACGCCCGAGCGCCACATGAAGCGCAAGGTGCAGGAGGCCATGCTCGCCTATGCGCTGGAGCGGCGGCTGACCAAGGACCAGATCCTCGAGCAGTATCTGAACCGGGTCTATTTCGGCGCCGGCGCCTATGGCGTCGAGGCGGCGTCGCGCCGCTATTTCGCCAAGGAGGTCGAGGACATCAATGTGCAGGAAGCCGCGCTTCTTGCCGGTCTGCTCAAGGCGCCGTCGGCTTATTCACCGCTCAACGACGCCAAGCGCTCGGCGGCGCGCACCTCGCTGGTCCTGGATGCCATGGTCGACGCTGATTTCCTGCGTCAGCCCCAGCGCAAGTCGCTGAAGATGCCCCGGATCGCCTCGCGCGCGGCCGGCGACAGCGCGCGCTATTTCACCGACTGGGTGATGGCCGAGCTACCCCAATATGTGGGCGAGCCCACCAGCGACCTGACCGTGCGCACCACCTTCGAGCCCGCCGTGCAATTCGCCGCCCAGCAGGCGCTGACCGATGCCCTCGACGGCGCCGGTCCGGCCGCGAAGGTCGGCCAGGGCGCCGCCGTGATCATGACCTCCGACGGCGAGGTTCGCGCCATGGTTGGCGGCCGCGACTATCAGCAGAGCGAGTTCAACCGCGCCGTGCGTGCCCTGCGCCAGCCCGGTTCCGCGTTCAAGCTGTTCGTGTATCTGGCGGGCTTCGAGGCAGGCTACGATCCCAACTACGTCATGCGGGATTCACCGGTCATTCTCGACGGCTGGCAACCCCAGAACTATGCCGGAGAGTTCCGCGGGCCGGTGACCTTGCGGACCGCGTTCGCGGATTCGATCAACACCGTCGCGGTGAAGTTGGCCAACGCGGCGGACCAGGCGACAGTGGTCCAGGCCGCGAAACGGCTTGGCATCACCACGCCCATGAGTTCCTTGCCCAGTGTGTCGCTCGGCGTCACCGAGGTGCGGCTGGTCGAGCTGACCGCCGCCTACGCGGCCATCGCCAATGGCGGTTACGGCGTCTACCCCTATGCCATCGTGGAAATTCGCGACGGCGACGGCAAGCGCGTGTTCCGTCACAAGGACAACAAGGAGCGGGTCGTGGCCCCACAGCAGGTCGCCCAGCTCGACGAGGTGCTGCGCGCGGTGGTTTCCTATGGCACCGGCACGGCCGCGCGGCTGCCCAACCGGGTCGCCGCGGGCAAGACCGGTACCAGCCAGGAATGGCGCAATGCCTGGTTCGTCGGCTACACGGACCGCTATGTCGGCGGCGTCTGGCTCGGCAATGATGACAATTCCCCCATGAACCACATCTCGGGAGGTGGCCTGCCGGCCCGGATCTGGAAAGACATCATGGTCCGGGCCGACAGCGCCAGGCAGACCCGCGCCGATTGA
- a CDS encoding polysaccharide deacetylase family protein, which yields MADFKRRIARLPASSAPVLLVVIDTEEEFDWSKPFSRTGHSVEALAEIGRAQDLFERFGIVPVYAVDYPVADQPAKARHLIDAAASGKALVGAQLHSWVTPPFEEAVSRVNSYQGNLPAALEQAKLDALAGRITESFSVRPVIHKAGRYGIGPATPAIIADLGFQIDLSICARFDGRGDGGPDHSAYGADPFWFGPGGDLLELPSTAGYAGLLAGQGQALHRIVGGRRMERLRVKAAFSRLGLLERLRLSPEGYALADLKRLTRKLLADGVRVFSFSFHSPSLRPGCTPYVRDKDDLARLLATCTGYFEFFQSEIGGRFSTPFDVRDVLRGAEA from the coding sequence ATGGCGGATTTCAAGCGGCGTATTGCAAGACTGCCGGCATCGTCCGCGCCCGTGTTGCTGGTCGTCATCGATACGGAAGAAGAATTCGACTGGTCAAAGCCGTTCAGCCGGACCGGGCATTCCGTCGAGGCGCTCGCCGAGATCGGCCGGGCCCAGGATCTGTTCGAGCGCTTCGGCATCGTCCCGGTTTACGCCGTTGACTACCCCGTGGCGGACCAGCCGGCCAAGGCTCGCCATCTGATCGACGCGGCGGCGTCCGGCAAGGCTCTGGTCGGCGCCCAGTTGCACAGCTGGGTCACGCCGCCCTTCGAGGAGGCCGTCAGCCGGGTCAACTCCTATCAGGGCAACTTGCCCGCCGCGCTGGAGCAGGCCAAGCTGGACGCGCTCGCCGGGCGCATCACCGAGAGTTTCTCGGTCAGGCCGGTCATCCACAAGGCAGGCCGGTACGGCATCGGCCCGGCGACCCCGGCGATCATCGCCGATCTGGGTTTCCAGATCGATTTGAGCATCTGCGCGCGGTTCGACGGCCGTGGTGATGGCGGACCGGATCATTCCGCCTACGGGGCGGATCCGTTCTGGTTCGGGCCGGGCGGCGACCTGCTGGAGCTGCCGTCCACCGCCGGATATGCCGGCCTGCTGGCCGGGCAAGGCCAGGCGCTGCATCGCATTGTCGGCGGGCGGCGCATGGAGCGCTTGCGGGTCAAGGCGGCGTTCTCGCGCCTCGGCCTGCTCGAGCGGCTTCGGCTCTCGCCGGAAGGATACGCGCTTGCCGACCTGAAGCGACTGACCCGAAAGCTGCTCGCCGACGGCGTGCGGGTGTTCAGCTTCAGCTTTCACAGTCCGTCACTACGGCCCGGCTGCACGCCCTATGTCCGCGACAAGGATGACCTCGCGCGCCTTCTGGCGACCTGCACAGGGTATTTCGAGTTTTTTCAGAGCGAGATCGGCGGTCGGTTCTCGACGCCGTTCGACGTGCGAGACGTCCTGCGCGGGGCCGAGGCCTAA
- a CDS encoding ankyrin repeat domain-containing protein, translating into MMTYWGRLAGKLVLALTALCFVAGGAMAQMTSDAEFIRNVRKQSYGEVLPYLVNGGNPNAREHDSTPALVVAVSIGDPSLVKTLLEYKANPDLFNRATGETALMRAATQKDLASAQLLVYYKADLNIGDKRGETALIKAVRANAPDIVELLVQMGADVDLADYTGMTPEDHAERIRNQRIIKALQTKPAAPAS; encoded by the coding sequence ATGATGACATATTGGGGGCGATTGGCCGGCAAGCTGGTCCTGGCGCTGACCGCGCTGTGCTTTGTCGCGGGTGGCGCCATGGCGCAGATGACCTCGGACGCCGAGTTCATCCGCAACGTCCGCAAGCAGTCCTATGGCGAGGTGCTGCCATATCTGGTCAATGGCGGCAATCCCAATGCCCGCGAGCATGACAGCACGCCCGCGCTCGTCGTGGCGGTCTCCATCGGCGACCCCAGCCTGGTCAAGACCCTGCTCGAGTACAAGGCCAACCCCGACCTGTTCAATCGGGCCACCGGCGAGACCGCGCTGATGCGGGCGGCGACCCAGAAGGACCTCGCCTCGGCCCAGTTGCTGGTCTACTACAAGGCCGACCTTAATATCGGCGACAAGCGCGGCGAGACCGCCCTGATCAAGGCCGTGCGCGCGAATGCTCCAGACATCGTCGAGCTGCTCGTGCAGATGGGCGCCGACGTGGATCTGGCCGATTACACGGGAATGACGCCGGAGGATCACGCCGAGCGTATCCGCAATCAGCGGATCATCAAGGCGCTGCAGACCAAGCCGGCCGCGCCTGCTTCCTGA
- a CDS encoding SCO family protein, with product MRLLLSALFALLVLAAVPLAGCGDGNCRAKGDPGVPVGGAFELVDTAGKTVTDESLKGKYRIVYFGFTYCPDICPTELQHISDALDKLGDGAARFTPVFVTVDPERDTPEVLGDYLKNFHASFIGLTGTPEQIERAAKAYRIYYAKAERPDAPDAYTMDHSSYVYVMDCEGRYIEHFNFGVSADEMAARLGKLL from the coding sequence ATGCGTCTCCTGCTTTCCGCTCTCTTCGCCCTGCTCGTTCTGGCGGCCGTGCCCCTCGCCGGATGCGGCGACGGCAATTGCCGCGCGAAAGGCGATCCCGGCGTTCCCGTCGGCGGGGCGTTCGAGCTCGTCGACACGGCCGGCAAGACCGTCACCGACGAGAGCCTCAAAGGAAAGTACCGGATCGTCTATTTCGGCTTCACCTACTGCCCGGACATCTGTCCGACCGAGCTTCAGCACATCAGCGACGCGCTCGACAAGCTGGGCGACGGCGCCGCACGGTTCACGCCGGTGTTCGTGACGGTCGATCCGGAACGCGACACGCCCGAGGTGCTCGGCGACTATCTGAAGAATTTCCACGCGTCGTTCATCGGGCTGACCGGCACGCCGGAGCAGATCGAACGGGCCGCCAAGGCGTACCGCATCTATTACGCCAAGGCCGAGCGGCCGGACGCGCCCGATGCCTATACCATGGACCACTCGTCCTACGTCTACGTGATGGATTGCGAGGGCCGCTACATCGAACACTTCAACTTCGGCGTGTCGGCCGACGAGATGGCCGCCCGGCTCGGCAAGCTGCTCTGA
- a CDS encoding metallophosphoesterase family protein, producing MFGLFRKKRKFVQAPPRTCVYAIGDIHGRADLLQQVLVRIEDHAARYAGFRKVLITLGDYVDRGPDSRAVIERLLSPPPDFETIHLMGNHEDLMLRFLSQPADGAVWFQNGGLATMESYGAPLEGGWVIDEAKQIRDRLAAVLPPEHLAFLRGLRAQHAEGDYLFVHAGVRPGVPLGRQDQDDLMWIRDEFLRSTRDHGKVVVHGHSVAFKPEEYPSAERPSRIGIDTGAYATNRLTCLALVGAMRSWIYTEPDPRFA from the coding sequence GTGTTCGGCCTGTTCCGCAAGAAACGCAAGTTCGTCCAGGCGCCGCCCCGGACCTGTGTCTACGCCATCGGCGACATCCACGGCCGCGCCGACCTGCTCCAGCAGGTGCTTGTGCGTATCGAGGATCACGCGGCCCGTTATGCGGGATTCCGCAAGGTGCTGATCACCTTGGGCGACTATGTGGACCGCGGTCCCGACAGTCGGGCCGTCATCGAGCGCTTGCTGTCGCCGCCGCCGGATTTCGAGACCATCCATCTCATGGGCAATCACGAAGATCTGATGCTGCGCTTCCTGAGCCAGCCGGCCGATGGCGCCGTATGGTTCCAGAACGGCGGCCTCGCGACCATGGAGAGCTACGGCGCGCCGCTCGAGGGCGGCTGGGTCATCGACGAAGCCAAGCAGATTCGCGACCGGCTGGCGGCCGTGCTGCCGCCCGAGCATCTGGCGTTCCTGCGCGGCCTTCGCGCGCAGCATGCGGAAGGCGACTACCTGTTCGTGCATGCGGGCGTGCGTCCGGGCGTTCCGCTCGGGCGACAGGACCAGGATGATCTGATGTGGATCAGGGACGAGTTCCTGCGCTCCACCCGCGACCATGGCAAGGTGGTGGTGCACGGCCACTCGGTGGCCTTCAAGCCCGAGGAATATCCCAGCGCCGAGCGGCCCAGCCGGATCGGCATCGACACGGGCGCCTATGCGACGAACAGGCTGACATGCCTCGCGCTCGTAGGCGCCATGCGCTCATGGATCTATACCGAGCCGGACCCGCGCTTCGCGTGA